In Nymphaea colorata isolate Beijing-Zhang1983 chromosome 3, ASM883128v2, whole genome shotgun sequence, a genomic segment contains:
- the LOC116250456 gene encoding uncharacterized protein LOC116250456, which translates to MARRKQAEQDSPEVEGDTSAQEEQPQTELDVHAMEKMVHIENEVLQIRQEMMDYKKELSRLRELDEIKEMIRALSSNQEANPRSTQGPPPPPPPRQDKGKGVLGGQPSADPTPWHMQAGPSRPRPTWQDEHVEELQGHHYGPSRDNGGHNGHHVDHTVNNGGHNGHHGGPYSHTGAYNGQQGGYNGNHGGQQHSSSDYINREPYGPQASRYGPRFAGSQWEHENAGRRWADRVDRDPPIWEQSREREPPRWDNHWEPRNVQRNQPRALQVHIEFPRFNGNDPLDWIFQVEEYFTCQMIPREEWLHTATLHFDGEARRWLRWLKMKEPVETWGEFREALTLRFGESAYVDYDIELRNLRQTSTVQEYQARFENLASMVDWTHKALIAAFVGGLKEEIQIDVRDEPNTELRKCFAKARSIEDRQRKKQALYKSWRNVPVARPQPAQQHKILSAPPKKEEPKPVFRSRAPPPMTRKEREDMIKNKKCFWCKGDWSPTHQCKHIRIYTVLEGDSDEEGKDQPLTMEEVFEAETEVEPTRDEEAPEAECRILDDPERPESMKVLGHIGDRQVLVLLDSGATHNFVGDHIAGQLGCTIEDQPQLRVLVANGDILPCTRKCTNVELTLQKVPFKVDLLVVPIPSVDVILGVKWLKTLGRVWWDFSAMELCLPKEGGKEGVVLRAVEPSLGPRAALRALVTQKSAAWLVAIAEELTSNQDQKEEIPGPVQEVLKEFEDIFEEPKRLPPQRTYDHRIVLTNGTEPVNVRPYRYGYAQKSEIEKLVKEMRESNIIRPSSSPFSSPVLLVKKKDNTWRFCVDYRALNEATVKDRHPIPVIDELLDELSGARVFSKLDLRSGYHQIRMYEEDISKTAFRTHDGHYEFLVMPFGLTNAPATFQRCMNDVFREFLRDFILVFFDDILVYSQSMEQHAKHLRIVLKVLREHTLFAKMSKCSFGQTSVGYLGHIVSYEGVRADPEKLQAMEQWPLPKDPRGMRGFLGLTGYYRRFIKGYGLIASPLTHMLKKGEFTWTDKAREAFVKLKAAMMSAPVLALPDFAKDFVIETDASDVGIGAVLSQEGHPIAFMSKALTSRAKPLSTYEKELLAIVMAVDKWRPYLIGRRFVVRTDHSSLRYMVKQRVSTPTQQRWLAKLLGYDFTIEYKKGTENSAADSLSRMPEQLKTLSVISTDLWERIIEEQNQDSNLRLLKQTIRQNPGSIPNYTLKGEMLCKKKRALVPKDSDLKQELLKHFHNSSAAGHEGVAKTMGRIKAQFWWDGMKSEVRGYVKACPVCQREKYEATKPPGHLNPLPIPDKPWEDVSMDFIDAMPRSEGKEAVLVVVDRLTKYSHFVALPKNYHGPMVAGVYQDHIGKLHGMPQTIVCDRDSIFMSAFWREYMKMAGTVINFSTAHHPQTDGQSEVVNRTLETYLRCFAGERPNTWIKFLSWAEWAYNTSLHSGTGMTPHEALYGYPPTSIPRYEVDTARDDEVDCTLRNRDEILATLKKNIERAQVRMRKAHDKGRKDREFEVGDMVWLKRLPMRQKSLLGQPYSKLLPKYYGPFRVLQKIGKAAYRIALPPPALVHPVFHVSRLKPHHGPVPEQQEPLPDIAPRPYRILKHRWVTRNGRPRHEEGGSDTGQPSNWPQAATDIAESSHRGQGEANFRFARAECRQDGMGLGQDEGNEGVQQLGLSRVEDSTKLGVSTVGGAGGCAMALGEALGDQGGGSSSCPVESSPSLSQT; encoded by the coding sequence ATGGCCCGAAGAAAGCAAGCTGAACAAGACTCTCCCGAAGTTGAGGGAGATACATCGGCTCAAGAGGAGCAACCTCAAACTGAGTTGGACGTCCATGCCATGGAGAAGATGGTCCACATCGAGAACGAAGTACTGCAAATCCGTCAAGAGATGATGGATTACAAGAAAGAGTTGTCCAGGTTAAGAGAGCTCGATGAAATCAAGGAGATGATTAGAGCTTTGTCTTCTAATCAAGAGGCCAACCCAAGGTCTACACAAggacctcctcctcctccccctcctaGACAGGATAAGGGAAAAGGGGTGTTGGGCGGACAACCTAGTGCCGACCCTACCCCTTGGCACATGCAGGCCGGGCCGAGCCGGCCGCGTCCTACATGGCAGGATGAGCATGTGGAAGAACTTCAAGGCCATCACTATGGGCCTAGTCGAGATAATGGCGGACATAACGGCCACCATGTAGACCACACGGTCAACAATGGTGGGCATAATGGCCACCATGGAGGACCCTACAGCCATACTGGAGCGTACAACGGTCAACAAGGAGGATACAATGGCAACCACGGTGGACAACAACATTCATCCTCGGATTACATCAACCGAGAACCATATGGACCGCAAGCTAGTAGGTACGGACCTAGATTCGCAGGGTCTCAATGGGAACATGAGAACGCGGGAAGAAGATGGGCTGATAGAGTAGACCGTGACCCTCCCATTTGGGAACAATCCAGGGAACGAGAGCCACCTAGATGGGATAACCATTGGGAACCAAGGAATGTACAGCGGAACCAGCCCAGGGCTCTCCAAGTACATATTGAATTTCCTAGGTTCAATGGCAATGACCCGTTAGATTGGATCTTTCAAGTGGAAGAATATTTCACTTGTCAGATGATTCCTAGGGAAGAATGGCTCCACACTGCCACTCTTCATTTTGATGGAGAAGCCAGACGATGGTTGAGATGGCTTAAGATGAAGGAACCCGTAGAGACTTGGGGAGAGTTTCGGGAAGCCCTTACACTTAGATTTGGGGAGTCCGCTTATGTGGACTATGACATAGAGCTTCGCAACTTGAGGCAAACCTCTACCGTCCAGGAGTATCAAGCTAGATTTGAAAATCTAGCAAGTATGGTGGATTGGACTCACAAGGCACTCATAGCCGCCTTCGTGGGAGGtctgaaagaagaaatccagATTGACGTTAGGGATGAACCGAACACGGAGTTGAGGAAGTGCTTTGCCAAAGCACGCTCCATTGAAGATAGGCAACGCAAGAAGCAGGCCCTCTACAAGTCGTGGAGAAATGTTCCAGTTGCTCGTCCCCAACCAGCTCAACAACACAAGATTCTCTCCGCGCCGCCAAAGAAGGAAGAACCTAAGCCAGTCTTCAGGTCGAGGGCTCCTCCACCCATGACACGCAAAGAGCGAGAGGACATGATTAAGAACAAGAAGTGTTTTTGGTGCAAGGGAGATTGGAGTCCTACTCATCAGTGCAAGCACATCAGGATCTATACCGTTTTGGAAGGAGATAGTGATGAAGAGGGAAAGGACCAGCCCCTAACTATGGAAGAAGTTTTTGAGGCCGAAACGGAAGTAGAACCAACGAGAGATGAGGAAGCGCCAGAAGCTGAATGTCGGATTTTGGACGACCCAGAGCGTCCAGAATCTATGAAGGTCTTAGGGCATATAGGAGATCGGCAAGTGCTTGTCTTGCTCGACTCAGGAGCCACCCACAACTTCGTAGGTGACCACATAGCCGGCCAACTAGGATGCACCATTGAGGACCAGCCACAGCTTAGGGTTTTAGTGGCCAACGGGGACATACTTCCATGTACCCGTAAGTGCACTAACGTAGAGCTTACCTTGCAGAAGGTCCCGTTTAAGGTAGATCTACTGGTTGTCCCCATCCCTAGTGTAGACGTCATTCTTGGCGTTAAGTGGCTGAAGACCTTAGGCCGAGTCTGGTGGGACTTCTCTGCCATGGAGTTGTGCCTCCCTAAGGAGGGTGGCAAGGAAGGAGTAGTGCTTAGGGCCGTAGAACCTAGTCTAGGGCCGAGAGCAGCTTTGAGAGCCTTAGTGACTCAAAAGTCAGCGGCTTGGTTGGTGGCCATCGCAGAAGAGCTAACTTCTAATCAAGATCAGAAGGAGGAAATACCCGGTCCAGTTCAAGAGGTgttgaaggaatttgaagacaTCTTTGAGGAACCCAAAAGACTTCCACCTCAACGAACTTATGATCATAGGATCGTGCTAACCAACGGCACTGAGCCCGTAAATGTCCGCCCATACAGATATGGGTATGCCCAGAAATCGGAGATAGAGAAGCTAGTCAAGGAGATGCGAGAAAGCAACATTATTAGACCTAGCTCGAGTCCCTTTTCTTCTCCAGTCCTTCTGGttaagaaaaaggacaacaccTGGAGATTTTGTGTAGATTACAGAGCTTTGAATGAAGCAACTGTAAAAGATAGGCACCCAATTCCTGTGATAGATGAGTTGCTAGATGAATTGTCAGGAGCGCGTGTCTTTTCGAAGTTAGATCTCAGGTCGGGATATCATCAGATTAGAATGTACGAGGAAGACATCTCGAAGACGGCATTCAGAACCCatgatgggcattatgagttcttggtTATGCCATTTGGGCTGACCAATGCACCGGCGACTTTTCAAAGGTGTATGAACGACGTGTTTCGGGAATTTCTTCGAGatttcattttggtgttttttgATGACATCCTAGTGTATAGTCAGAGCATGGAGCAACACGCCAAGCATCTTCGCATCGTCTTGAAGGTTTTAAGAGAACATACCCTGTTCGCTAAGATGTCCAAGTGTAGCTTTGGACAGACATCTGTTGGGTATCTTGGGCATATTGTGTCCTATGAAGGCGTCAGGGCAGATCCAGAGAAGCTCCAAGCTATGGAGCAGTGGCCGTTACCAAAGGACCCTCGAGGAATGAGAGGATTTTTGGGACTTACTGGTTATTACCGTCGGTTTATCAAGGGTTATGGATTGATAGCTTCTCCTCTCACTCACATGTTGAAGAAAGGAGAGTTCACTTGGACGGACAAAGCTAGAGAAGCTTTTGTTAAGCTAAAGGCAGCGATGATGAGCGCACCAGTTTTGGCTCTACCAGATTTCGCCAAGGACTTTGTCATTGAAACGGATGCTAGTGACGTGGGCATTGGGGCAGTGCTTAGTCAAGAAGGGCATCCTATAGCCTTCATGTCCAAGGCCCTGACCAGCAGGGCCAAACCTTTGTCCACATACGAGAAGGAATTATTGGCAATTGTCATGGCAGTGGACAAATGGAGACCATATCTGATAGGGAGACGATTTGTGGTTAGGACTGACCACAGCAGCTTGAGATACATGGTTAAACAGCGCGTCTCTACCCCGACACAACAaagatggttagccaaactTCTTGGCTATGATTTTACTATTGAGTATAAGAAGGGGACTGAGAACTCTGCAGCAGACTCCCTATCTCGCATGCCAGAGCAACTGAAGACTCTCTCGGTGATAAGCACAGACCTATGGGAGAGAATAATTGAAGAGCAAAAtcaagattcaaatttgaggCTACTCAAGCAGACCATTCGCCAGAATCCAGGATCCATCCCCAACTACACTCTTAAGGGAGAAATgctttgcaagaaaaaaagggCGTTGGTCCCCAAGGATTCCGATCTTAAGCAAGAACTACTTAAGCATTTTCATAATTCTAGTGCTGCTGGTCACGAGGGAGTGGCCAAGACCATGGGAAGGATTAAGGCTCAATTTTGGTGGGATGGCATGAAGTCGGAGGTGAGGGGTTATGTGAAGGCATGCCCCGTATGCCAAAGGGAAAAATACGAGGCGACCAAACCTCCAGGGCATCTGAACCCTCTTCCTATTCCTGATAAGCCTTGGGAAGATGTTTCGATGGACTTTATAGATGCGATGCCCAGATCCGAGGGGAAGGAAGCAGTTTTGGTGGTGGTAGATAGATTGACGAAGTATAGTCATTTCGTGGCTCTACCTAAGAACTACCACGGACCAATGGTAGCAGGAGTGTACCAAGATCACATCGGGAAGCTTCATGGAATGCCACAAACTATAGTATGTGACCGAGACTCGATCTTCATGAGCGCTTTCTGGAGAGAATATATGAAGATGGCAGGAACGGTAATCAACTTTAGCACTGCTCATCATCCACAGACCGATGGGCAGAGTGAGGTAGTCAATAGGACTTTGGAGACTTACCTTAGGTGTTTCGCTGGTGAGAGGCCCAACACTTGGATAAAATTTTTGTCATGGGCTGAGTGGGCGTACAACACCAGTCTGCATTCGGGCACGGGCATGACACCGCATGAGGCGTTATATGGCTATCCTCCAACTTCGATTCCGAGGTATGAAGTGGACACGGCTAGAGATGATGAAGTTGACTGCACTCTGAGGAATCGCGATGAGATTCTTGCCACTTTGAAGAAGAATATCGAGAGAGCGCAAGTCAGAATGAGGAAAGCCCATGATAAAGGGCGCAAAGATAGAGAGTTCGAGGTAGGAGACATGGTTTGGCTGAAAAGATTGCCCATGAGACAAAAATCATTACTGGGGCAACCTTATTCAAAGCTCTTACCCAAATATTATGGGCCATTTAGAGTTCTACAGAAGATCGGGAAGGCAGCGTACCGTATTGCATTACCGCCTCCAGCTCTTGTGCATCCGGTTTTTCATGTGTCTCGACTGAAGCCGCACCACGGGCCAGTTCCTGAACAGCAAGAACCCTTACCTGATATTGCACCTAGACCTTATCGTATCTTGAAGCACAGGTGGGTTACTCGTAATGGCAGGCCTCGTCATGAG